DNA from Candidatus Polarisedimenticolia bacterium:
AGGCGATCGTCTGCTTCTCGGCGTTACTGATGATCATCGACCGCCGCTCGACCCCCATCAGGACCTTGTCCTTGGCGTTCTCGAAGTCCGTCATCTCGACGAACGTCTTGTTCTGTCGCGCGGCGAGGAGGGCGGACTCATTGACGAGGTTCGCGAGGTCGGCCCCCGAAAAGCCGGGAGTGCCCCGCGCCAGCACCTTCAGCTCGACGTTCGGCGCCAGCGGAATCCTGCGGGCGTGGACCCGGAGGACCTCCTCCCGACCCTTGACGTCAGGCCTCGGCACCACGACCTGGCGATCGAAGCGGCCCGGCCGGAGCAGTGCCGGGTCCAGCACGTCCGGCCGGTTCGTCGCGGCGATCAGGATGACGCCGTCGTTGGTCTCGAAGCCGTCCATCTCGACGAGGAGCTGGTTCAGCGTCTGCTCGCGCTCGTCATGCCCGCCGCCGAGGCCGGCGCCCCGGCGGCGGCCGACCGCGTCGATCTCGTCCATGAAGATGATACAGGGGGCGTGCTTCTTGCCCTGCTCAAACAGGTCGCGGACCCGGGAGGCGCCGACGCCGACGAACATCTCGACGAAGTCCGACCCAGAGATGGAGAAGAACGGCGCGTTCGCCTCGCCCGCGATCGCTTTGGCGAGGAGCGTCTTGCCGGTGCCGGGCGGGCCGACCAGGAGGACGCCCTTCGGGATCTTCCCGCCGAGCTTCTGGAACTTCTGGGGATCCCGCAGGAACTCGATGATCTCTCGGAGCTCCTCCTTGGCCTCGTCGATGCCGGCGACGTCTTGAAAGGTGACCTTATTCTGCTTCTCCGAGATGCGGCGCGCTCGCGCCTTGCCGAACGAGAGGGCCTTGGCGCCCACGCCCTGCATCTGGCGCATGAAGAAGATCCAGACGCCGATGAACAGCAGCATTGGCACCCACTGC
Protein-coding regions in this window:
- the ftsH gene encoding ATP-dependent zinc metalloprotease FtsH; translation: MNQVYKNLTLWMGIGLIVILLFTVFEGTEKNGQAQPNFSDFLKAVEQGRVDSVVIRGNLVTYALKDGGATQKTYVVDDPDLVKTLRDHGVKIAVRPHDSNLWYAMFLQWVPMLLFIGVWIFFMRQMQGVGAKALSFGKARARRISEKQNKVTFQDVAGIDEAKEELREIIEFLRDPQKFQKLGGKIPKGVLLVGPPGTGKTLLAKAIAGEANAPFFSISGSDFVEMFVGVGASRVRDLFEQGKKHAPCIIFMDEIDAVGRRRGAGLGGGHDEREQTLNQLLVEMDGFETNDGVILIAATNRPDVLDPALLRPGRFDRQVVVPRPDVKGREEVLRVHARRIPLAPNVELKVLARGTPGFSGADLANLVNESALLAARQNKTFVEMTDFENAKDKVLMGVERRSMIISNAEKQTIAYHEAGHTLVADFLPGTDPVHKVTIIPRGRALGLTQQLPLDDKYNYSREYLINRITILLGGRAAEEIVLNQLTTGAGDDLEKATEMARKMVCEWGMSEKLGPLTFGKNEEYIFLGREVARHKDYSEETAFQIDVEIKRIIGDCAHRTRVILEENLEKLHALARALLERESLDGEEVALILRSSTPFGAAAA